One region of Zingiber officinale cultivar Zhangliang chromosome 7B, Zo_v1.1, whole genome shotgun sequence genomic DNA includes:
- the LOC122006847 gene encoding glutaredoxin-C9-like produces the protein MQEAIPYSSARPRYGGRLTAPGEFSTLPTSSSSSPSASLSGVDGEAAGAMRVVVAENPVVVLGRRGCFMCHVARRLLIGLGVNPVVCEFGEEAAEEAAALVEGTAEIQVSDGDLQRPLILPAVFVGGRLLGGLDRLLAVHITGELVPILKEAGALWL, from the coding sequence ATGCAGGAAGCGATCCCGTACTCCTCGGCCCGGCCGCGCTACGGGGGGCGCTTGACAGCGCCAGGAGAATTTTCGACTTTGCCGACGTCTTCCTCGTCCTCCCCCTCCGCGTCCCTTTCCGGGGTCGACGGCGAGGCCGCTGGGGCGATGAGGGTGGTCGTGGCGGAGAATCCGGTGGTGGTCCTCGGCCGGAGAGGCTGCTTCATGTGCCACGTCGCGAGGCGGCTGCTGATCGGGCTGGGGGTCAACCCAGTGGTGTGTGAGTTCGGGGAGGAGGCCGCTGAGGAGGCGGCGGCTCTGGTGGAGGGGACGGCCGAGATCCAAGTCTCCGATGGGGATCTTCAGCGGCCGCTAATTCTCCCTGCGGTGTTCGTGGGGGGAAGGCTTCTCGGCGGTCTCGACCGACTCCTCGCCGTCCACATCACCGGCGAGCTCGTGCCTATCTTGAAGGAGGCTGGAGCTCTCTGGCTCTAA
- the LOC122006846 gene encoding pentatricopeptide repeat-containing protein At2g13600-like, protein MHHPNPTAARAAVTSLSRAAQSAKARPVSDATHRDPRCLSAVISGLALDGRPLEALRLFKWFQTSALDPDEFTLSNALSLSANLSALDQGRQIQAFIFKKNLPMDVAATNSLINLYFKCGSVADAEKVFDGMLLRDVYTWTAMVSGYAHSGRLERAMTFFETMPARNTVSWNSMINAYQREGCHEMALELFSIMKTQGEALSELTFVAVLKACASLQQLEYGEGVHCCLVKLGWVRSMLVGSVLMDIYTKCGGLQEVQKVFNDIGEHNVISWSILLGGYAQNGSILEAEVIFKEMPEKNVRTWNLMIDGYVRNGMLDNAFELFVDMLKVGMKPNSFTFTSLISGCSNPEHTRIGKKFHGYVVKGGLESETPVCSSLITMYGEHRNIGDACSIFDMMVSRDVVSWTAMVAAYISYGNLDAALDIFDRMPSKNLISWNTMMFGHLQKCRSLEFNSLNVMRNPPALLFFYRMEKSSVRANHFSYNCALSVCANIGALEQARAIHCRTVRRGYESDLGVGNALITVYGKCGALDDAEVSFKSLIYPDMISWNALLTGYSQNGHGDKVLDIYEKMQKSEVAPNHVTFINLLSACSHLGMIEKGLEFFERMEKDHNVKPTREHYTCIVDLLGRAGYLREAESVIGNMQIVPDAVVWGALLGACKMHGDPEMGKRAADQIVLLEPDNSSALVALAETFAAANMWKYVVEVRTLMKEKKLLKEPGISSIEIRNQSCMFLSADPCRQEKDCIHDMLNSLYEKLII, encoded by the exons ATGCACCACCCGAATCCTACGGCCGCACGAGCCGCCGTCACTTCCCTTTCCCGAGCAGCTCAATCGGCCAAAGCACGCCCAGTCTCCGACGCCACCCACCGCGATCCCCGCTGCCTCAGCGCCGTCATCTCCGGCCTCGCCCTTGATGGCCGCCCGCTGGAAGCTCTTCGCCTCTTCAAATGGTTCCAGACCTCCGCCCTCGACCCCGACGAGTTCACCCTCTCCAATGCGCTCTCGCTCTCCGCCAATCTCAGCGCGCTGGACCAGGGAAGGCAGATCCAAGCTTTCATCTTCAAGAAGAATCTACCCATGGACGTTGCCGCCACCAACTCGCTCATCAATCTCTACTTCAAGTGCGGCAGCGTCGCCGACGCGGAGAAGGTGTTCGACGGTATGCTTCTGAGAGACGTCTACACTTGGACTGCGATGGTCTCGGGCTACGCACACAGCGGCAGATTAGAAAGGGCCATGACTTTTTTCGAGACGATGCCCGCTAGAAACACTGTTTCTTGGAACTCGATGATCAATGCTTATCAGAGAGAAGGGTGTCATGAGATGGCATTGGAATTGTTTTCCATAATGAAGACGCAAGGAGAGGCCTTGAGTGAGCTAACATTTGTTGCGGTTCTGAAGGCATGTGCAAGTCTTCAACAATTGGAGTACGGTGAGGGAGTTCATTGCTGCTTAGTCAAATTGGGATGGGTGAGAAGTATGCTCGTTGGGAGTGTGTTGATGGATATATATACAAAATGTGGTGGTTTACAAGAAGTTCAGAAAGTTTTCAATGATATTGGAGAGCATAATGTTATCTCCTGGTCTATCTTATTGGGAGGGTATGCTCAGAATGGGAGCATTTTGGAGGCTGAGGTGATATTTAAAGAGATGCCGGAAAAAAATGTGCGAACATGGAATTTAATGATTGATGGTTATGTGCGGAACGGGATGCTTGACAACGCTTTTGAACTGTTTGTTGATATGTTGAAAGTTGGCATGAAGCCAAATAGCTTTACCTTTACGAGCCTCATAAGTGGATGCTCAAATCCAGAACATACAAGAATTGGCAAGAAGTTTCACGGCTATGTGGTCAAAGGAGGCCTGGAATCAGAGACTCCAGTATGCAGCTCCTTGATTACAATGTATGGTGAACACAGAAATATTGGTGATGCTTGTTCAATTTTTGACATGATGGTTTCTCGTGATGTAGTTTCATGGACAGCTATGGTTGCTGCTTACATCTCTTATGGGAATCTAGATGCAGCTCTTGACATCTTTGATAGAATGCCAAGTAAGAATCTAATATCATGGAACACAATGATGTTTGGGCATTTGCAGAAATGTCGAAGCTTGGAGTTCAACTCTCTCAATGTGATGAGGAACCCACCTGCTCTGCTGTTCTTCTATCGTATGGAAAAATCATCTGTCAGAGCCAACCACTTCTCCTACAACTGTGCCTTGAGTGTTTGTGCTAACATTGGTGCTCTAGAACAAGCCAGAGCAATCCACTGTAGGACTGTGAGAAGAGGATATGAATCTGACCTGGGAGTAGGCAATGCTTTGATCACTGTTTATGGAAAATGTGGAGCTCTTGATGATGCTGAAGTATCTTTTAAATCCTTGATATATCCTGACATGATATCTTGGAATGCCTTGTTGACAGGGTATTCACAAAATGGACATGGAGATAAAGTTCTTGACATCTATGAGAAAATGCAGAAATCAGAAGTTGCACCAAATCATGTCACTTTCATAAATTTACTTTCTGCATGCAGTCATCTGGGAATGATAGAGAAAGGCCTGGAGTTCTTCGAACGGATGGAGAAAGATCACAATGTTAAACCCACAAGGGAGCACTACACTTGTATCGTAGATCTCCTTGGTCGAGCTGGTTATCTGAGAGAGGCTGAATCTGTTATTGGAAATATGCAAATAGTACCTGATGCAGTGGTGTGGGGAGCACTACTGGGGGCTTGCAAAATGCATGGAGATCCTGAGATGGGTAAACGAGCAGCTGACCAAATTGTTCTTCTGGAACCAGATAACAGCTCCGCTCTTGTTGCATTGGCTGAAACATTTGCAGCTGCAAATATGTGGAAATATGTAGTTGAAGTGAGAACATTAATGAAGGAAAAGAAGCTTCTTAAGGAGCCAGGAATCAGCTCAATTGAGATAAGAAATCAATCTTGCATGTTTCTGTCTGCTGATCCTTGCAGGCAGGAAAAGGATTGCATCCATGACATGTTGAATAGCCTTTATG AAAAGCTGATCATATAG